One part of the Drosophila teissieri strain GT53w chromosome 3R, Prin_Dtei_1.1, whole genome shotgun sequence genome encodes these proteins:
- the LOC122622295 gene encoding kynurenine aminotransferase, translated as MLRSCQLALSAAKRSLREQFQLQVLRHQQTASNMEKFDLPKRLQGSTPSVWNEYIALAMQYKPLNLGQGFPDDAAPEYVTHSLADIAKDENPLLHQYTRGYGHVRLVNALSKLYSGLVGKELNPLSDILITAGAYEALYSTIMGHVDVGDEVIIIEPFFDCYEPMVKMAGGVPRFVPLKLRKTKGPISSADWVLDDAEFESLFNSKTKMIILNTPHNPIGKVFNRKELERIAELCRKWNVLCVSDEVYEWLVFDGAEHIRICTLPGMWDRTITLGSAGKTFSVTGWKIGWAYGPAQLIRNLQMVHQNSVYTCPTPLQEGVARSFEVELARLGQPESYFLSLPRELKQKRDFMAKFLSEAGMRPTIPEGGYFMLADWSPLADKIDLSSEQDKHRDYKFTKWMTKNMGLQGIPPSAFYSEPNKPLGEDFVRYCFIKKQENLDKAAELLSKWK; from the exons ATGCTTCGCAGCTGCCAGTTAGCCCTCTCCGCCGCCAAGAGAAGCCTTCGCGAGCAGTTCCAGTTGCAAGTCCTTCGTCACCAACAAACTGCCAGTAATATGGAGAAATTTGATCTGCCCAAGCGACTGCAAGGCAGCACGCCCAGCGTCTGGAACGAGTACATTGCACTGGCCATGCAATATAAGCCCTTGAACCTGGGACAGGGATTTCCCGATGATGCCGCCCCCGAGTACGTTACCCACTCGCTGGCCGACATTGCCAAGGACGAGAATCCTCTACTGCATCAGTACACTCGCGGTTACGGTCATGTGCGCCTGGTCAATGCCCTCTCCAAGCTGTATAGCGGTCTCGTCGGCAAGGAGCTAAATCCCCTAAGCGACATCCTGATTACAGCAGGCGCCTATGAGGCTCTCTACTCCACCATTATGGGTCATGTGGACGTGGGCGACGAGGTGATCATTATTGAACCGTTCTTTGACTGCTACGAGCCTATGGTCAAGATGGCCGGTGGAGTGCCCCGCTTTGTTCCCCTAAAATTG CGCAAGACAAAGGGACCAATCAGCTCGGCTGACTGGGTGCTGGACGATGCCGAATTCGAGAGTTTGTTCAACTCCAAAACAAAGATGATTATCCTAAACACACCCCACAATCCCATTGGAAAGGTCTTCAACCGGAAAGAGCTGGAGAGGATTGCCGAGCTCTGCCGCAAGTGGAATGTGCTGTGCGTTTCGGACGAGGTGTATGAGTGGCTGGTGTTTGACGGAGCCGAGCACATCCGTATCTGCACCCTGCCCGGCATGTGGGACCGCACCATCACTCTGGGCTCAGCGGGAAAGACCTTCTCAGTGACCGGATGGAAGATAGGCTGGGCTTACGGACCCGCTCAACTGATTCGTAACCTGCAGATGGTCCACCAGAACTCTGTGTACACCTGCCCGACGCCGCTCCAGGAGGGCGTTGCGCGCAGTTTCGAGGTAGAACTGGCCCGTTTGGGTCAGCCGGAAAGCTACTTCCTTAGCCTGCCGCGCGAGCTCAAGCAGAAGCGCGACTTCATGGCCAAGTTCCTGTCCGAAGCCGGCATGCGTCCCACCATCCCCGAAGGTGGCTACTTTATGCTGGCAGACTGGTCACCACTGGCGGACAAGATCGATTTGAGCTCTGAGCAGGACAAGCACCGGGATTACAAGTTTACCAAGTGGATGACTAAGAACATGGGCTTGCAGGGCATTCCGCCAAGTGCCTTCTACAGCGAGCCCAACAAACCTCTGGGGGAGGACTTTGTGCGCTACTGCTTCATCAAGAAGCAAGAGAACCTGGATAAGGCGGCCGAGCTGCTGTCCAAATGGAAATAG